One region of Maylandia zebra isolate NMK-2024a linkage group LG10, Mzebra_GT3a, whole genome shotgun sequence genomic DNA includes:
- the LOC143420861 gene encoding uncharacterized protein LOC143420861 isoform X1, with protein sequence MLRSQRTTSMEMMMFVLVSAVAMLINPYAANPVSNDNLNRIIDLTEKYNRDLNERFFVEDVSYLADNGCGNNFFCKVHDILQKHAKNNSEKDIVRNLEIFIKESDINCKEVLKKVGPSDKEQLLPDLLGNLTKCIQRRNFMGNVTQAA encoded by the exons CCAACGAACAACAAGTATGGAGATGATGATGTTTGTGCTGGTGTCTGCTGTGGCCATGCTGATCAATCCATATGCTGCAAATCCCGTCAGTAACGACAACCTAAACCGTATCATTGACCTGACTGAGAAATACAACAGAGATCTGAATGAG AGGTTCTTTGTGGAGGATGTGTCTTACCTGGCTGACAATGGATGTGGA AATAACTTCTTCTGCAAAGTGCATGACATCCTACAAAAGCATGCCAAAAATAACAGCGAGAAAGATATTGTGAGAAACCTGGAAATATTCATTAAGGAATCAGAT ATAAACTGCAAAGAAGTACTAAAGAAAGTAGGGCCGTCAGACAAAGAACAGCTACTACCTGATTTGCTGGGAAACCTCACCAAATGTATTCAGAGAAGAAATTTCATGGGAAACGTAACACAAGCTGCCTGA
- the LOC143420861 gene encoding uncharacterized protein LOC143420861 isoform X2: protein MEMMMFVLVSAVAMLINPYAANPVSNDNLNRIIDLTEKYNRDLNERFFVEDVSYLADNGCGNNFFCKVHDILQKHAKNNSEKDIVRNLEIFIKESDINCKEVLKKVGPSDKEQLLPDLLGNLTKCIQRRNFMGNVTQAA, encoded by the exons ATGGAGATGATGATGTTTGTGCTGGTGTCTGCTGTGGCCATGCTGATCAATCCATATGCTGCAAATCCCGTCAGTAACGACAACCTAAACCGTATCATTGACCTGACTGAGAAATACAACAGAGATCTGAATGAG AGGTTCTTTGTGGAGGATGTGTCTTACCTGGCTGACAATGGATGTGGA AATAACTTCTTCTGCAAAGTGCATGACATCCTACAAAAGCATGCCAAAAATAACAGCGAGAAAGATATTGTGAGAAACCTGGAAATATTCATTAAGGAATCAGAT ATAAACTGCAAAGAAGTACTAAAGAAAGTAGGGCCGTCAGACAAAGAACAGCTACTACCTGATTTGCTGGGAAACCTCACCAAATGTATTCAGAGAAGAAATTTCATGGGAAACGTAACACAAGCTGCCTGA